The genomic window GGGCTTCGCCCAATAGCTTCCTCGCAGCTAAGCGCATTCTAAGTAAACTTACATACGCTTACTGCTCGATTGCTGCTGTTTCTCAGTTTTCTTAAAATCAAATTATTTTTTTCGAAATTTATTTAACATTATATGCAGGTGTGTTACAATTAATCTGTTTTAGTGGCTAGTTTTACAAGCTGTATATATCATTAGAAGTTTTTTATGATATAATTATAATTTAGTAACAGTCGAACACAGTAGATGGGAGTGAATAGTTAACAATGGCACCTTTAAGAAAAGATATAGGAATCGATCTAGGAACGGCAAACGTACTTGTTTACGTAAAAGGAAAAGGTATCGTGCTGCAAGAGCCTTCAGTGGTGGCAATCGATACTAATACAAACGAAATAAAGGCGATTGGCGCCGACGCAAGAGCGATGCTTGGAAGAACACCTGGAAACATACAGGCAATAAGGCCCCTTAGAGACGGAGTCATCTCCGACTTTAAAATCACAGAAAGAATGCTTAAGTACTTTATCGCAAAAGTATGCGGAAATAAAAGATTCTTAAGACCAAGAGTCGTAGTAGGAATCCCAAGTGGAGCGACTGAGGTGGAAAAAAGAGCAGTGGAACAAGCCGTTTTGTCAGCAGGAGGAACAAACCCTGTCATAGTTGAAGAGCCTGTAGCGGCTGCAATTGGAGCGGGGATTGATATAACACAGCCTACCGGCAACATGGTGGTAGACATAGGCGGAGGAACTACGGATGTAGCGGTACTTTCCTTGGGAGGAATAGTAGAGAGCATATCCATAAAAATCGCCGGAGATAGATTTGATGAATCAATAGTAAGATATATGCGAAAAAGCCACAACGTTTTGATAGGCGAGCGTACGGCGGAAGATCTTAAAATCAACATAGGCTCAGCTTACCCTGCTGAGGAAGAGACGACTATGGACATAAGGGGGCGAGATCTTCTTTCAGGCTTGCCAAAGACCATCACCGTCACTTCTGAAGAGATCAGGATAGCTTTGAGCGACAATATAGGCGCAGTAATCAATGCAATCCATGGCGTACTGGAAAGAACGCCTCCTGAGCTTGCAGCGGATATAAGCGATACAGGAATTTACCTTGCCGGAGGAGGGGCTCTTTTAAAAGGCCTTGACATCTTGATCTCCGACAGAATGGGCGTGCCTGTAAACATCGTAGAAAATGCAGAATCCTCTGTTGCTTTTGGAACAGGCAAGATTCTTGACAACGTACATATCCTTGGAAGCGGCACCGGTAAAAAATCTTACGACTAAACACGGAAAAAATCCGTGTTTTTCCTTATTAAAATGATAGGATGCTAAAATGAACATAAACAAAAAGCCAAAACTAAAAATTAAAAATAAGAAGAGATTCTTTCTCGTCACAGGTATTATCGCGACTGTGTTGATTCTTACTGCCGTGGCGGTCAAGTTTTATTAT from Alkalibacter saccharofermentans DSM 14828 includes these protein-coding regions:
- a CDS encoding rod shape-determining protein; its protein translation is MAPLRKDIGIDLGTANVLVYVKGKGIVLQEPSVVAIDTNTNEIKAIGADARAMLGRTPGNIQAIRPLRDGVISDFKITERMLKYFIAKVCGNKRFLRPRVVVGIPSGATEVEKRAVEQAVLSAGGTNPVIVEEPVAAAIGAGIDITQPTGNMVVDIGGGTTDVAVLSLGGIVESISIKIAGDRFDESIVRYMRKSHNVLIGERTAEDLKINIGSAYPAEEETTMDIRGRDLLSGLPKTITVTSEEIRIALSDNIGAVINAIHGVLERTPPELAADISDTGIYLAGGGALLKGLDILISDRMGVPVNIVENAESSVAFGTGKILDNVHILGSGTGKKSYD